The Maridesulfovibrio sp. genomic sequence ACATCCAAACTGGGCGACATCAACTCCGGCTCAACCTTCACAAGGCTGGTCAATCTGGTTGGGTTATCCGAAAGTATGGATGCGGAAACCACCAGCGCCTCCCTGACTTCAAAACTGACCAAAATCATCACGACTCCTGACAGTTTCGGAAAAGCTAAAAAAGTCTACGACCACGCTTCCACAGCTTATACTTCAGGAAACAACTCAGTAAGCGAAGCCAAGACCCTTTACACAGAAATCAAAGATTTTATCGCTTCCCCCTCATCCAAGGGGATCAGCGATACCTTGCTCTCCGGGCTGGGTAATTACTCTGACAAAATCCTGCCCTTTATCATTGAAAATGGTCCGGAAAGAGTAAAAGCCGCCGCCCAGATTGCCGAAGCTTTCAAAGGCTTTTTGTAGAAAGCCCTAAGGCTCTTCAGAATCCCTATCAGTAAGTAAAACAGCCCTGTTTGCCATTTGGCAAACAGGGCTGTTTTTTAATATTTAATTCGCCAATTTTAATTAAAATATCCATCCCTTTTCAAATCAGTAATCAGCCTTTCACACATGGCTGCCCGGTTCAGACTGTATATATGTACTCCGGGTGCGCCCTTATCCAGCAAGCCGGCAATCTGTTTACGCGCAAACTCAAACCCGAAATCCATGACAGCTTCATCCCCGCCTTTTTCAAAAGCCTTCTCCACCCCGCAATAGAGATCACCGGGGATGGACGCCCCGCACAGGGACATAATCCGGCGCAGGGAACTCAAGGACTGAATAGGCAACACGCCGGGAATAACCGGACGCTCAATACCCAGCGCTCCAAGCCGATCCACGTAATCGAAGTAGACTCTGTTATCAAAAAACAGTTGAGTCATGGTGAAATCAGCCCCTTTGGCAAGTTTGGCATGATGAAATTCCAAATCCCAAACCAGCGAAGGGGAATCAGGGTGCCCGCCGGGGTATCCGGCCACGCCGATGCCGACATCGGAAAATTTGCCGTCCACATACTCTACCAGATCAGATGCATGAAAAAAACGGCTTTGGTCATCACCGGTTGAACCGGCCACCCCGTCTCCGCCAAGGGCGAGAATATCCGTAACCCCGGCATCCACCAGATCGGACACAAAACCGTCAATGGATTTTTCGCTGGCTCCCACACAGGTCAGATGGGCCAGAATATCAATACCCATATCCTTTTTCAGCAGCGAACAGATATCAAGTGAATTGTCGTGACTGGTGCCCCCCGCTCCGTAAGTGACTGAGGCAAAAAGGGGATTCAACCCGGCCAGCCTCTCTGCCCGTTCCAAGAACTTGGGCCATGTGGATTTATCCTTGGGAGGAAAAAATTCAAAAGAAAAAAACTGTTCTGCTTTATTGATATTCTGTGCCACCTGCATTTTTACTCTCCATTTTAATATGCTTGCCTCCCGGACCGCAGGCACGGTCCAGGAGAATATTTATGTTAATCTATTTAATCTTAAGGCGTACTGTTTCCGCAGCCTGAACCATATTTTTCAGGGCCGGAATAACCTCATCCCACTTGCGGGTCTTAAGTCCGCAATCCGGGTTTACCCAGAGCCTTTCCGCAGGGATGACTTCAAGCGCCTTTTCGAGCAGCAGAGCCATGTCGTCTGCTGCCGGAATTGCCGGGCTATGGATGTCATACACTCCGGGGCCGACCTCATTGGGATAGTGAAACTGCTTGAAGCTACCCAAAAGCTCCATACGGCTGCGGCTGGCTTCAATACTGATTACGTCGGCATCAAGCGCTGCAATTGACCCCATGATTTCGTCGAATTCGCAATAGCACATGTGGGTATGAATCTGGGTCGCATCATCCACGCAGGATGAAGAAAGACGAAAACACTCCTCTGCCCACTTCAGATATTCAGCCTGCTCCGACTTACGCAGGGGCAGACCTTCACGCAGGGCCGGTTCGTCAATCTGGATTACTTTCACCCCGCTCTTTTCAAGATCAGCCACCTCGTCACGGACAGCCAGTGCAATCTGGCGGCAGGTTTCACTGCGCGGCTGGTCATCACGGACAAAACTCCAACAAAGAATGGTCACCGGACCGGTGAGCATGCCCTTGACCTCACGCTCGGAAAGGGAACGGGCATAGTTGATCCACTCCACGGTAATGGGGCCGGGACGGGAAACATCCCCAAAAATGACCGGAGGCTTCACACAGCGGGAACCGTAACTCTGCACCCAGCCATTGGAAGTGAAGCAGTAACCGTCAAAATTCTCCCCGAAATACTCAACCATGTCGTTGCGTTCTGGTTCACCGTGGACCAGCACATCAAGACCGATCTCTTCCTGACGGCGGATGCAATCTTCAATGTAGCCGCGCATGAATTTTTCGTAATCAGCACGTTCAATGCGTCCGCTTTTAAATCCGCTTCTGGTGGAGCGCACTTCCGAAGTCTGGGGAAAGGAACCTATGGTGGTTGTTGGCAGCAGGGGGAACCCAAGACTGCGCTGTATCTCTGCCCGTTGCTCATAAGCGGACTTGCGGTGGTAATCTTCAGGTTTCAACGCAGCCAATCTCTTGGCGACCTCGGGATTGTTCACCTTAGGACTGACTTTGCGGCTTTCAAGAATCCTGCGGTTCTCCATGAGTGCTTCTTCGACATCCTGACCGGAAACAGCATCAGCCACGGTTCTGACTTCCGCGCATTTCTGACGGGCAAAAGCCATCCAGCTTTTGATTTCCGCATCCAATTCTGTCTCCAGATCAAGATCAAAGGGGACATGCAGAAGTGAACAGGACGGAGCAACAAAAATCCGGTCCTCGCCAAGGGCAATGGCGGCTTTGTTCACAGCTGAAACGGCTTTATCAAGATCCGCACGCCAAATATTCCTGCCGTCCACTACGCCGAGGGAAAGACTCATGTTCCCGGCAATTTTTGCAAGCAAGGGTTCAAGATCCTGTCCGCCGCGCACAAGGTCCACATGCAACGCATCGACAGGCAAGGCGGCAACCGTTTCGAGATTCTCACCCAGCCCGCCAAAATAGGAAGCAACCATAACCTTGGTACTTGCAGCCGCTTCCTTGAAAGTGCGGTAAACCGGTGCAAAGAGCCTGCGTACATTTTCGTCAAGATCAAGAGCCAGTACAGGCTCATCAAATTGAATCCATTCGCACTTGGCTGAAAGTTTTTCAATAAGTTCCACATAAACCGGGAGCAACCCTTCCAGCAGGTCCAAGCGGTCAAATTCCTGATCCGCACATTTACCGAGCAGTAGAAAAGTCAATGGTCCCGGCAGCACCGCCTTGATTCTGTGATCCTGCGAAGCCGCCTCATCCACCTGTTGCAACAGGGATTCATCGGCAAGAAAGAACTTCTGGTCACGACAGAACTCAGGGACAATATAGTGATAGTTTGTATCAAACCACTTGGTCATTTCCATGGCTGCAACACCGTTTTCCCCGGCTTCGCCACGGGCCATCCTGAAATAATCATCAAGTGATGCATTGCGGCCTGAAATATTATATCTTTTCGGAATAACGCCGAAGCGCACGGCATTATCAAGCATATGGTCATAGTAGGAAAAATCACCAACCGGAAGAATGTCCACTCCGGCTTTCTTCTGGTCTTGCCAGTGCAACGCGCGCAGTTTTTTGGCAGTCAGGGAAAGATCGTCCCTGCCGGCATCGCCTTTCCAGTAGGATTCCAGTTTCTTCTTTAATTCACGGTTACTACCCATTCTGGGATAACCCAAGGTGTGCGTCAGCATTATACTTCTCCATGTTTGCAGTGT encodes the following:
- a CDS encoding methylenetetrahydrofolate reductase; this encodes MQVAQNINKAEQFFSFEFFPPKDKSTWPKFLERAERLAGLNPLFASVTYGAGGTSHDNSLDICSLLKKDMGIDILAHLTCVGASEKSIDGFVSDLVDAGVTDILALGGDGVAGSTGDDQSRFFHASDLVEYVDGKFSDVGIGVAGYPGGHPDSPSLVWDLEFHHAKLAKGADFTMTQLFFDNRVYFDYVDRLGALGIERPVIPGVLPIQSLSSLRRIMSLCGASIPGDLYCGVEKAFEKGGDEAVMDFGFEFARKQIAGLLDKGAPGVHIYSLNRAAMCERLITDLKRDGYFN
- the metE gene encoding 5-methyltetrahydropteroyltriglutamate--homocysteine S-methyltransferase; its protein translation is MLTHTLGYPRMGSNRELKKKLESYWKGDAGRDDLSLTAKKLRALHWQDQKKAGVDILPVGDFSYYDHMLDNAVRFGVIPKRYNISGRNASLDDYFRMARGEAGENGVAAMEMTKWFDTNYHYIVPEFCRDQKFFLADESLLQQVDEAASQDHRIKAVLPGPLTFLLLGKCADQEFDRLDLLEGLLPVYVELIEKLSAKCEWIQFDEPVLALDLDENVRRLFAPVYRTFKEAAASTKVMVASYFGGLGENLETVAALPVDALHVDLVRGGQDLEPLLAKIAGNMSLSLGVVDGRNIWRADLDKAVSAVNKAAIALGEDRIFVAPSCSLLHVPFDLDLETELDAEIKSWMAFARQKCAEVRTVADAVSGQDVEEALMENRRILESRKVSPKVNNPEVAKRLAALKPEDYHRKSAYEQRAEIQRSLGFPLLPTTTIGSFPQTSEVRSTRSGFKSGRIERADYEKFMRGYIEDCIRRQEEIGLDVLVHGEPERNDMVEYFGENFDGYCFTSNGWVQSYGSRCVKPPVIFGDVSRPGPITVEWINYARSLSEREVKGMLTGPVTILCWSFVRDDQPRSETCRQIALAVRDEVADLEKSGVKVIQIDEPALREGLPLRKSEQAEYLKWAEECFRLSSSCVDDATQIHTHMCYCEFDEIMGSIAALDADVISIEASRSRMELLGSFKQFHYPNEVGPGVYDIHSPAIPAADDMALLLEKALEVIPAERLWVNPDCGLKTRKWDEVIPALKNMVQAAETVRLKIK